A region from the Nostoc sp. HK-01 genome encodes:
- a CDS encoding aminoglycoside phosphotransferase yields MLLPLSSQSVIQYLQAIGLCSLEDGNSDLSDVPGSSKKNFNLLVTLGNRRQLLVKQEHHQDNDGNLHEFFNEWLFHQLLKQFPVLGNIAAIASLVVHYDEENSILVRNYLSEYQELGNFYQHSYSFPTEIATAIGTTIAGLHRTTFQRREYRDFMATAPAGQYRYNFYNPAQGIESLTPAIFGAVPKSAWQFYTFYQRYESLEYAIADLASEWKPCCLTHNDLKLHNILLHSRWDKLDNCLVRLIDWEACAWGDPVYDLGTLIASYLKIWLSSLVVDSMLELEESLQLAMIPLAEIQPSLLALIQAYLKAFPAILEHRPDFVERVIQFAGLGIIHQIQDKIKYQQQFDNTDMCALQVAQNLLTIPEKSVNNVFGVTASEIIAPMAKQHQLTQSQKSPKLVPLYYEKTRLRGC; encoded by the coding sequence ATGTTATTACCACTATCTTCTCAAAGCGTTATTCAGTATCTGCAAGCAATCGGACTGTGTAGCTTAGAAGATGGCAATTCAGATTTATCTGATGTGCCAGGAAGTAGCAAAAAGAATTTCAATTTATTAGTGACACTGGGAAATCGTCGCCAATTACTAGTTAAACAAGAACATCATCAGGACAATGACGGAAATCTCCATGAATTTTTTAATGAGTGGTTATTTCACCAATTACTCAAGCAGTTTCCTGTTTTAGGTAATATTGCCGCGATCGCATCATTAGTAGTACATTATGATGAAGAAAATTCCATCCTTGTCCGCAATTATTTAAGTGAATATCAAGAATTAGGTAACTTTTATCAACATAGCTATAGTTTCCCTACAGAAATAGCCACTGCTATTGGTACCACAATTGCTGGTTTGCATCGCACAACTTTCCAGCGCCGAGAATATCGAGATTTTATGGCGACAGCGCCAGCGGGACAGTATCGCTATAACTTTTACAACCCAGCGCAGGGTATAGAATCACTGACACCAGCTATTTTTGGTGCAGTGCCAAAATCAGCATGGCAATTTTATACATTTTATCAGCGCTATGAAAGCTTAGAATATGCGATCGCAGATTTAGCTTCAGAATGGAAACCTTGCTGTTTAACTCACAACGATTTGAAGTTGCACAACATTTTGCTACATTCTCGTTGGGATAAACTCGATAATTGCCTAGTGCGCCTGATAGACTGGGAAGCTTGCGCGTGGGGAGATCCAGTTTATGATTTAGGCACTTTAATCGCCAGCTATTTAAAAATTTGGCTTTCTAGTTTAGTAGTAGATTCCATGCTGGAGTTAGAAGAATCTTTGCAGTTAGCGATGATACCACTAGCAGAAATTCAACCTTCATTACTGGCTTTAATTCAAGCTTATCTCAAGGCTTTTCCTGCTATTTTAGAACACCGCCCAGATTTTGTAGAGCGAGTGATTCAGTTTGCGGGACTCGGAATAATTCACCAAATTCAAGACAAAATCAAGTATCAGCAACAGTTTGATAATACTGATATGTGTGCGCTACAAGTAGCACAAAATCTGCTAACCATACCAGAGAAATCTGTAAACAATGTTTTTGGTGTTACCGCCTCAGAAATTATTGCACCGATGGCTAAACAGCATCAACTTACCCAATCGCAAAAATCACCAAAATTGGTTCCTTTATACTACGAAAAAACCCGTTTGCGCGGATGTTAA
- a CDS encoding thioesterase superfamily protein, with translation MSFIYNRTVRFVDTDAAGVVYFANVLSICHEAYEASLDAAGINIKAFFTKPTVAFPIVHANVDFLRPMYCGDKLNVSLIPQKLSADKFEIAYEISITEVLVAKAITRHVCIDANSRTKQELSEEIIQWLETKRRDAEGAERRKSREVM, from the coding sequence ATGTCTTTTATTTATAACCGTACTGTGCGCTTTGTAGATACTGATGCTGCGGGTGTAGTTTATTTCGCTAATGTTTTGAGCATTTGTCATGAAGCTTATGAAGCATCTCTCGACGCAGCGGGAATAAATATCAAAGCTTTTTTTACTAAGCCTACTGTGGCTTTTCCCATTGTTCATGCTAATGTTGATTTTCTGCGTCCAATGTATTGCGGAGATAAGTTAAATGTTAGTCTAATTCCCCAAAAATTGAGCGCGGACAAGTTTGAAATTGCTTACGAGATTAGCATTACAGAAGTACTAGTTGCTAAGGCAATTACTCGTCATGTTTGTATTGATGCGAATAGTAGAACTAAGCAAGAATTATCTGAGGAAATTATACAGTGGTTGGAAACGAAACGCAGAGACGCAGAGGGCGCGGAGAGGCGGAAATCCAGAGAGGTGATGTAA
- a CDS encoding O-succinylbenzoic acid--CoA ligase has product MEQPLIYLQNLTQNNWLIVNNSNQFQTISEKLYLDLTERLKQHHKPLKIILAEREPVKFLASFLAACAANCSVFLCNPDWGTQEWEQVFTLVQPDIIWGIDYHTYLTRAERPATANNTQHSSPSIQHSALIMIPTGGSSGKIKFAIHTWETLTASVQGFTEYFQLTQVNSFCVLPLYHVSGLMQFMRSFTTGGKLVILPFKSVESIQIPSIQPSKFFLSLVPTQLQRLLQNSELTQWLAQFHTVMLGGAPAWQELLEKARFHNIRLAPTYGMTETASQIATLKPDDFLQGKINSGQILPHAQVTIRNQQGKVLQPHQIGNITIQATSLALGYYPHPGENQDYLQVDDLGFLDDQGYLNIIGRNSDKIITGGENVYPGEIEAAIRATQIVADICVIGVPDKQWGQALTAIYTPLEANIPTLEIKTVLQDKLSKFKIPKYWICLDSLPRNAQGKINRQSLQQIAAEFLQNHR; this is encoded by the coding sequence ATGGAACAACCTTTAATTTATCTGCAAAATTTAACTCAAAATAATTGGTTAATTGTTAACAACAGCAATCAATTTCAAACAATATCTGAAAAATTATATTTAGACCTCACAGAAAGATTAAAACAACATCATAAACCACTCAAAATTATCTTAGCTGAACGCGAACCAGTCAAATTTTTAGCTAGTTTCCTCGCTGCTTGTGCAGCCAATTGTTCAGTTTTTCTCTGTAACCCCGACTGGGGAACACAAGAATGGGAACAAGTATTTACATTAGTCCAACCGGATATCATTTGGGGAATAGATTATCATACCTACTTAACACGGGCTGAACGCCCCGCTACCGCTAACAACACTCAACACTCATCTCCCAGCATTCAGCACTCAGCACTAATCATGATTCCCACAGGTGGTTCATCAGGCAAGATTAAATTCGCCATCCACACATGGGAAACTCTCACCGCATCTGTACAAGGATTTACAGAATATTTCCAGTTAACGCAAGTGAATTCTTTTTGTGTATTACCTCTATATCATGTTAGTGGATTAATGCAATTTATGCGTTCTTTCACTACTGGAGGTAAACTAGTTATCTTGCCATTTAAATCTGTAGAATCTATTCAAATACCTTCTATTCAACCATCAAAATTTTTCCTTTCATTAGTACCAACTCAACTACAACGCCTTTTACAAAATTCTGAATTAACCCAATGGTTAGCCCAATTTCATACTGTAATGTTAGGCGGCGCACCAGCTTGGCAAGAACTATTAGAAAAAGCCCGATTTCACAACATTAGGTTAGCACCAACCTACGGTATGACAGAAACCGCCTCGCAAATTGCCACCCTCAAACCTGATGATTTTCTCCAAGGTAAAATTAACAGTGGGCAAATTTTACCCCATGCCCAGGTCACAATTCGCAATCAACAAGGTAAAGTTTTACAACCTCATCAAATTGGTAATATTACTATTCAAGCCACATCTTTAGCCCTTGGTTACTATCCACATCCTGGAGAAAATCAAGATTATTTACAAGTAGATGATTTAGGTTTTTTAGATGATCAAGGTTATCTAAATATTATCGGACGTAATAGCGACAAAATTATTACTGGTGGCGAAAACGTTTACCCAGGCGAAATAGAAGCAGCTATCCGCGCCACGCAAATAGTTGCTGATATTTGTGTAATTGGTGTACCCGATAAACAATGGGGACAAGCATTAACAGCTATATATACTCCTCTAGAGGCTAATATTCCTACTCTAGAAATTAAAACTGTACTGCAAGATAAACTCAGTAAATTTAAAATTCCTAAATATTGGATTTGCCTTGACTCTTTACCTCGTAATGCCCAAGGTAAAATTAATCGTCAATCACTACAACAAATAGCCGCAGAATTTTTGCAAAATCACAGATAA
- a CDS encoding mandelate racemase/muconate lactonizing protein — protein sequence MNADKFVPQHSALFEFRPYQRRFAKPLITHHGVWDTREGIILRLVDEAGKIGWGEIAPISWFGSETLEQALDFCRQLPNQITSEMILAIPDCLPACQFGFESAIARVRSWEGVENNFTCSGLVSAGEVALQQWKTLWEKGYRTFKWKIGVDAIAKELAIFDTLIHSLPPSAKLRLDANGGLSYAEAQLWLETCDNIQAQLPIEIEFLEQPLAVAELAKMLELSRFYRTAIALDESVATLPQIISCYQQGWRGIFVIKPAIVGSPSKLHQFCQQHEIDAVFSSVFETEIGRQAALNLAVKLSRKNRAVGFGVDHFFAQAEVTNPENLWNNL from the coding sequence ATGAACGCAGATAAATTTGTACCTCAGCATTCAGCACTTTTTGAGTTTCGTCCTTATCAACGGAGATTTGCTAAACCACTCATTACCCATCATGGTGTTTGGGATACCCGCGAGGGTATTATTTTGCGTCTTGTAGATGAAGCAGGAAAAATTGGCTGGGGAGAAATCGCGCCTATCAGTTGGTTTGGTTCAGAGACTTTAGAACAAGCGTTAGATTTTTGTCGCCAACTACCTAACCAAATTACATCTGAGATGATTTTGGCAATTCCTGATTGTTTACCCGCTTGTCAGTTTGGGTTTGAATCAGCAATTGCGAGAGTGAGGAGTTGGGAAGGAGTGGAAAATAATTTCACTTGTAGCGGCTTAGTTTCTGCGGGGGAAGTGGCGTTACAACAATGGAAAACGCTGTGGGAAAAAGGATATCGCACATTTAAATGGAAAATTGGTGTAGATGCGATCGCCAAAGAACTAGCAATATTTGATACCTTAATTCATAGCTTACCCCCCTCAGCCAAACTCCGCCTAGATGCTAACGGCGGACTCAGTTATGCAGAAGCGCAATTATGGCTGGAGACTTGCGACAATATCCAGGCACAATTACCTATAGAAATTGAATTTCTGGAACAACCCCTAGCTGTTGCAGAATTAGCAAAGATGTTGGAGTTAAGTAGATTTTACAGAACTGCGATCGCTTTAGATGAATCCGTCGCCACACTCCCACAAATCATCAGTTGTTATCAACAAGGATGGCGAGGAATTTTCGTCATCAAACCCGCAATTGTTGGTTCACCATCAAAGCTGCATCAGTTTTGCCAACAACATGAAATTGATGCTGTCTTCTCATCTGTATTTGAGACTGAGATTGGTAGACAAGCTGCACTTAACCTAGCAGTCAAATTATCTCGCAAAAATAGAGCAGTTGGTTTTGGGGTTGATCATTTTTTTGCCCAAGCAGAAGTAACAAATCCTGAAAATCTATGGAACAACCTTTAA
- a CDS encoding 1,4-dihydroxy-2-naphthoate octaprenyltransferase: MTTKQISHPKSKLWMAAIKPPMYSVAIMPIWIGTAIAFAETNIFNTTVFSTFLVAAILILAWENMSNDVFDSETGIDQNKHHSLVNLTGKKSLIFWLANLCLVIGLLGILAIATWQQDPTVIIMVLLACALGYMYQGPPFRLGYQGLGEILCFFAFGPLLVPAVYYSQTQTWSIASFAASVIVGIVTSLILFCSHFHQVKDDIAAGKRSPIVRLGTANGAKVLVWFTASIYPFCLLFILLGVFPVWTLLSWLSLPYAIKLCRHVQQNHNQPEKVSNCKFIAVAVHFWSCLLLGVGFFIG, translated from the coding sequence ATGACTACTAAGCAGATTTCACATCCCAAAAGTAAGCTGTGGATGGCGGCAATTAAACCGCCGATGTACAGTGTGGCAATTATGCCTATTTGGATAGGAACAGCAATTGCTTTTGCCGAAACTAATATTTTTAATACAACAGTATTTAGCACGTTTTTAGTAGCAGCAATATTAATTTTGGCATGGGAAAACATGAGTAATGATGTTTTTGATTCTGAAACAGGAATCGATCAGAATAAACATCATTCACTAGTGAATTTAACAGGAAAGAAGTCACTAATATTTTGGTTAGCAAATCTATGTTTGGTGATTGGTTTGCTAGGAATATTAGCGATCGCAACTTGGCAACAAGACCCCACTGTGATCATCATGGTGTTACTGGCTTGTGCTTTAGGCTATATGTACCAAGGGCCGCCCTTTCGGCTAGGATATCAAGGATTAGGTGAAATTCTCTGCTTTTTTGCCTTTGGGCCGTTGCTAGTACCAGCGGTATATTACAGCCAAACGCAAACTTGGTCGATTGCCAGTTTTGCCGCTTCAGTGATTGTTGGGATTGTTACCAGCTTAATTTTGTTTTGTTCACACTTTCACCAAGTTAAGGATGACATAGCCGCCGGGAAGCGATCGCCAATTGTGCGGTTAGGTACAGCTAACGGTGCAAAAGTTTTAGTTTGGTTTACCGCCAGTATTTATCCTTTTTGCTTGTTGTTTATCCTTTTGGGAGTTTTCCCAGTATGGACATTGTTGAGTTGGCTAAGTTTGCCTTACGCCATCAAATTATGTCGCCATGTCCAACAAAATCACAACCAGCCAGAAAAAGTTAGCAATTGTAAATTCATCGCTGTCGCTGTGCATTTTTGGAGTTGCTTGTTATTAGGTGTAGGATTTTTCATCGGCTAA
- a CDS encoding isochorismate synthase: MTVSPCRNNFFVTHKDIYQFLLAVHENCLNNNCRQIVSISLELDWVDPLVVLAKLAQANEINFYFENRGKGEAIAAIDAVAKLQIDGQDRFNQAEYFIKNCLKNIINFGDIHQPFASPRFFCYFSFFNQNIQSDYPFPSATIFLPRWQIAVKNQRCILVANILITANANLEKIWHNLWSKTELINSLEYFSPKLDFLSTHFSKQSVTQGTEFKRSVVSALQKIQASHLSKIVLADALDVRANHQFDLYKSLDNLRQIHPNCYVFSTSNGKGQNFIGASPERLICIQNQQLISDALAGSAPRGKTPEEDAANANRLLNSEKERHEHSLVIDFITQRLSQLGLSPQVLPPRLRQLSNIQHLWTPISAIVPANVHPLKIVAQLHPTPAVAGAARDVACAEIRRYESFERGLYAAPLGWIDSQGNCEFIVGIRSALIDGDRARLYAGAGIVAGSDPDKEFAEVQLKLQALLKALV, encoded by the coding sequence ATGACAGTTTCACCATGTCGTAACAACTTCTTTGTAACGCACAAAGACATATACCAATTTCTGTTAGCAGTTCACGAAAATTGCCTCAACAATAATTGTCGGCAAATTGTGAGTATTTCCCTAGAACTTGACTGGGTTGATCCTTTAGTTGTATTGGCTAAACTAGCGCAAGCAAATGAAATAAATTTTTACTTTGAGAACAGAGGTAAAGGAGAAGCGATCGCCGCGATTGATGCTGTCGCAAAATTACAAATTGATGGTCAAGACCGTTTTAATCAAGCAGAATATTTTATCAAAAATTGTCTAAAAAATATCATTAATTTTGGAGATATTCACCAACCTTTTGCCAGCCCTCGTTTTTTTTGTTACTTTAGTTTTTTTAACCAAAACATTCAATCAGACTATCCGTTTCCCTCCGCGACGATATTTTTACCGCGTTGGCAAATAGCCGTCAAAAATCAGCGCTGCATCTTAGTCGCCAACATATTAATAACAGCGAACGCTAATTTAGAAAAAATCTGGCATAATTTATGGAGTAAAACTGAACTTATTAATTCTTTAGAATATTTCTCGCCCAAACTGGATTTTTTATCCACACACTTTAGTAAGCAATCTGTAACGCAGGGTACAGAATTTAAACGTTCTGTTGTTTCAGCTTTACAAAAAATCCAGGCTAGTCATTTAAGCAAAATTGTCCTAGCAGATGCTTTAGATGTGCGGGCAAATCATCAGTTTGACTTATATAAATCATTAGATAATCTGAGACAAATCCATCCTAATTGTTATGTTTTTTCCACAAGTAATGGTAAAGGACAAAACTTTATTGGGGCAAGTCCTGAAAGATTAATTTGTATTCAGAATCAACAATTAATCTCTGATGCGTTAGCTGGTTCTGCACCACGGGGTAAAACGCCAGAGGAAGACGCTGCAAATGCAAATCGCTTACTCAACAGTGAAAAGGAAAGACACGAACACTCGTTAGTCATTGATTTTATTACTCAACGCCTATCACAATTAGGATTATCACCGCAGGTATTACCGCCACGCTTGCGACAGCTATCTAATATCCAACATTTATGGACACCTATCAGCGCTATAGTTCCCGCTAATGTCCACCCCTTAAAAATTGTGGCGCAACTGCATCCGACACCAGCTGTGGCTGGCGCAGCCAGAGATGTGGCTTGTGCAGAAATTCGGCGTTACGAAAGCTTTGAAAGGGGTTTATATGCTGCGCCTTTAGGTTGGATAGACTCTCAAGGTAACTGTGAATTTATTGTGGGGATTCGTTCGGCACTAATCGATGGCGATCGCGCTAGACTTTACGCAGGTGCAGGTATCGTCGCCGGTTCTGATCCTGATAAAGAATTTGCTGAGGTACAACTAAAACTCCAGGCGTTATTAAAAGCGCTGGTTTAG
- a CDS encoding molybdenum cofactor synthesis domain-containing protein: MQQPHPDAAKILVNCAVVTVSDTRTSETDKSGQLIQQLLLDANHSIAAYAIIKDEPTQIQAQIESLGKSANLDVVIFNGGTGIAPRDTTYDAIEKLLEKTLPGFGEIFRFLSYQEIGSRAIASRAVAGVYQNKLIFSLPGSSNAVRLGMEKLILPELVHLVSQMRK; encoded by the coding sequence ATGCAACAACCACATCCAGATGCGGCAAAAATTCTGGTAAATTGTGCGGTAGTTACCGTCAGCGATACACGCACTTCAGAAACAGATAAAAGTGGTCAACTTATCCAACAATTACTATTAGACGCAAACCATAGCATTGCAGCCTACGCAATTATCAAAGATGAACCAACCCAAATTCAAGCACAAATTGAATCGCTGGGTAAAAGTGCCAATTTAGATGTAGTGATTTTTAATGGTGGTACAGGTATTGCACCGAGAGATACTACTTACGATGCGATTGAAAAATTATTAGAAAAAACTCTACCAGGATTTGGAGAGATATTTAGATTTTTAAGTTATCAAGAAATAGGTTCCCGTGCGATCGCATCTCGCGCTGTCGCAGGTGTTTATCAAAATAAATTAATTTTCTCTCTCCCTGGTTCCAGCAATGCTGTGCGGCTAGGTATGGAAAAACTAATTTTACCTGAACTCGTTCATTTAGTCAGTCAGATGAGGAAGTAG
- the psbW gene encoding photosystem II protein W, which yields MAKIQFSRGLDENVLPDVRLTRSRSGDTGTATFIFTNPKILDQGSTEEVTGMYMLDEEGEIITREVKARFVNGKAEALEAVHIMKSVDEWDRFIRFMERFAQANGLEFSKS from the coding sequence ATGGCAAAAATCCAATTTTCTAGAGGTCTTGACGAAAATGTGTTACCAGATGTACGTTTGACGCGATCGCGTAGTGGCGATACTGGTACAGCAACGTTTATTTTTACAAATCCCAAAATTTTAGACCAAGGCAGCACTGAAGAAGTCACTGGGATGTATATGCTAGACGAGGAAGGCGAAATAATTACCCGCGAAGTTAAAGCTAGATTCGTCAATGGTAAAGCCGAAGCATTAGAAGCTGTTCATATTATGAAATCTGTTGATGAGTGGGATCGCTTTATCCGTTTTATGGAGCGATTTGCTCAAGCAAACGGTTTGGAATTCAGCAAATCTTAA
- a CDS encoding D-tyrosyl-tRNA(Tyr) deacylase: MRVIIQRVKSSQVTVNGETIGKIGRGLNLLVGIADTDTDTELDWMARKCLELRLFPDEEGGDRWQKSVQEIKGELLVVSQFTLYGDCRKGRRPSFDRSASPQTAENLYNSFVNKLRASGLQVETGKFGAMMQVDIENDGPVTLLLEREAT, translated from the coding sequence ATGCGCGTTATCATCCAGCGAGTGAAATCATCGCAAGTAACAGTTAACGGTGAAACTATTGGCAAAATTGGACGAGGATTAAACTTACTCGTCGGTATTGCCGATACTGACACAGATACAGAACTCGACTGGATGGCGCGCAAATGCTTAGAATTGCGGCTGTTTCCCGATGAAGAAGGTGGAGACAGATGGCAAAAATCTGTGCAAGAAATTAAGGGTGAATTGTTGGTAGTCAGTCAGTTTACTCTTTATGGCGACTGTCGCAAAGGTCGCCGTCCGTCTTTTGACCGTTCTGCATCCCCTCAAACCGCAGAAAATTTATATAACAGCTTTGTTAACAAGTTACGCGCTAGTGGTTTACAGGTAGAAACAGGTAAATTTGGCGCAATGATGCAAGTTGATATCGAAAATGATGGCCCTGTCACTTTATTACTAGAACGGGAAGCAACGTAA
- a CDS encoding cysteinyl-tRNA synthetase — MLDKLPSDLTLLLRIPLLPHYSVMTLTVYNTLTRSQEPFKTVEPGKVKMYYCGVTVYDYCHLGHARACIVWDVVRRYLQFIGYEVRYVQNFTDVDDKILNRARQEHSSMEAVAERFIKAYFEDMARLGIKEADEYPRATHTMNGIQRLIHELENKGFAYPSDGDVYYAVRQFAEYGKLSGRRLEDMQAGKSDRVNIEDAEYQKKKDPFDFALWKAAKPGEPAWESPWGAGRPGWHIECSAMVRDRLGETIDIHAGGADLIFPHHENEIAQSEAVTGKPLANYWLHNGMVKVDGEKMSKSLGNFTTIRDLLDRHVDPMAVRLFVLMAQYRKPIDFTDDAIAAATNGWHTLKEGLLFGYQYGKQLGWEVDSSLLPEFVERFRETVNDDFNFPGGVTVLFELAKELRREGNILVHEGKTDTPADELQKQWQTLVTLAEVLGLTAEIENATPATDGLSDAEIEDLIQQRQAARKARNFAEGDRIRNELQSQGITLIDSPEGTRWHRN; from the coding sequence ATGCTGGATAAACTTCCCAGCGACTTAACCCTATTATTGCGTATCCCTCTATTGCCGCATTACTCTGTTATGACCTTAACTGTTTACAATACCCTTACCCGTAGTCAAGAACCGTTTAAAACAGTCGAACCAGGCAAGGTTAAGATGTATTACTGCGGCGTGACGGTTTATGACTACTGCCATTTGGGTCATGCTAGAGCTTGCATTGTTTGGGATGTCGTACGCCGCTATCTCCAGTTTATCGGTTATGAAGTGCGCTATGTGCAGAATTTTACTGATGTTGATGACAAAATTCTCAACCGTGCGCGACAAGAACACTCATCAATGGAGGCTGTAGCTGAACGCTTCATTAAAGCATATTTTGAAGATATGGCACGGTTGGGAATCAAAGAAGCTGATGAATATCCCCGCGCGACACACACGATGAACGGGATTCAGCGTTTAATTCATGAGTTGGAAAATAAAGGTTTTGCCTATCCATCTGATGGGGATGTTTACTATGCTGTGCGCCAGTTTGCTGAGTATGGGAAGCTTTCTGGTCGCAGGTTAGAAGATATGCAAGCGGGGAAAAGCGATCGCGTTAATATAGAAGACGCAGAATATCAAAAGAAAAAAGACCCCTTTGATTTTGCTTTGTGGAAAGCCGCCAAACCTGGCGAACCTGCTTGGGAATCACCTTGGGGTGCTGGTCGTCCGGGATGGCACATTGAATGCTCGGCGATGGTGCGCGATCGCCTGGGTGAGACAATAGATATTCATGCTGGTGGTGCTGACTTAATTTTCCCTCACCACGAAAATGAAATTGCCCAATCAGAAGCCGTCACAGGTAAACCTTTAGCAAATTACTGGCTGCACAACGGTATGGTAAAGGTGGACGGTGAGAAAATGTCCAAGTCTTTGGGTAACTTTACTACTATCCGCGACTTACTTGATCGCCATGTTGATCCAATGGCAGTAAGATTATTTGTGCTGATGGCGCAATATCGTAAGCCTATTGATTTTACCGATGATGCGATCGCTGCTGCCACCAACGGCTGGCACACCCTGAAAGAAGGTTTACTGTTTGGTTATCAATACGGTAAACAATTAGGCTGGGAAGTTGATTCTTCCCTACTCCCTGAATTTGTTGAACGCTTTCGAGAAACTGTCAACGATGACTTTAATTTCCCTGGTGGGGTAACAGTGTTGTTTGAATTAGCCAAAGAACTCCGCCGTGAAGGAAATATCCTGGTTCATGAAGGCAAAACTGACACACCAGCCGATGAACTGCAAAAACAATGGCAAACTCTGGTAACTTTGGCAGAGGTTTTAGGTTTAACTGCCGAAATTGAAAATGCTACCCCTGCAACTGATGGTCTTAGCGATGCGGAAATTGAAGATTTAATTCAACAACGCCAAGCCGCCAGAAAAGCGCGGAATTTTGCCGAAGGCGATCGCATCCGTAATGAACTACAATCCCAAGGTATTACCTTAATTGATAGTCCTGAAGGTACTCGCTGGCACAGAAATTAA
- a CDS encoding pantetheine-phosphate adenylyltransferase — MIAIYPGSFDPITLGHLDIIQRGSRLFDQVVVAVLRNPHKVPLFTVQQRLEQIRIATQHLPNVEADSFDGLTVNYAQQRQAQVLLRGLRAISDFEVELQMAHTNKTLSTQIETVFLATSNEYSFLSSSVIKEIARFGGSVDHLVPPHIALDIYKCYNHNYPIANPTTTAVIPPLQSIPMESATGTIPEAEV, encoded by the coding sequence GTGATTGCTATCTATCCCGGCAGTTTTGACCCCATTACTTTAGGACACCTTGATATTATTCAACGTGGTAGTCGGCTGTTTGATCAGGTAGTTGTAGCTGTGCTGCGGAATCCTCATAAAGTGCCGTTATTCACGGTACAGCAACGACTAGAACAAATTCGGATAGCTACGCAGCATCTACCAAACGTCGAAGCGGATAGTTTTGATGGCTTGACTGTGAATTATGCCCAACAGCGCCAAGCACAGGTATTGTTACGAGGTTTACGGGCAATTTCTGACTTTGAAGTAGAATTACAGATGGCTCACACGAATAAAACTCTGTCTACTCAAATTGAAACAGTTTTTCTCGCAACATCAAATGAGTATAGTTTTTTAAGTAGTAGTGTGATAAAAGAGATCGCAAGATTTGGTGGTTCTGTCGATCATCTTGTTCCCCCGCACATTGCTTTAGATATATACAAATGCTACAACCACAACTATCCAATAGCGAACCCAACCACAACGGCAGTTATCCCGCCCCTCCAGAGTATCCCAATGGAGTCGGCAACGGGGACAATTCCCGAAGCGGAAGTGTAG